In a genomic window of Erigeron canadensis isolate Cc75 chromosome 5, C_canadensis_v1, whole genome shotgun sequence:
- the LOC122600918 gene encoding protein FAR1-RELATED SEQUENCE 7-like has product MNRQNLNTMTVRAKPGQSAFKTNGQREDGGVSRVEPYVGLEFDTAEAAQEFYTFYATQSGFKIRIGQLYRSRVDGSVISRRYVCSKEGFQTNTRTGCPAFIRVQKGDSGKWVLANLKTEHNHDLDISGEPRHHHIIQRKAHPAPKPISVVSSRTGIRSLDDDDPSGAIDLKRLKREEFDPEPGGEPCKGLDFASANDAYKYYHTYAASMGFKVRIGQLFRSKNDGSITSRRFVCSKEGHQHPSRVGCGAFMRIQRQDSGRWVVDRLSKEHNHELDSPEDTSRKMPKSFKEELSSGLENLDLVEANGGLSLVTRDRGNGIGSRWYNVLLDYFQTRQGEDTGFFYALEVDNGRCMSVFWADGRSRFSCTQFGDAVVFDTSYRRSSYTVPFASFVGINHHRQPVLLGCALIADESEETFTWVFQAWVRAMSGKRPVSIIADQDKPIQNSILQVFPGTHHRFSQWQILAKEHEILGSLLSMEEFKFEYETCISQSQTAGEFDSAWNVLVTKYNLKENTWLKEMYRMRKSWVPLYIRGTFFAGIPVDGTMKSYFSTCLTPQVPLNEFLVRYEKAVELNREEERKEDFNSYNSETVLHTKDPLEEQCRRLYTVTVFKVFQKELLESYSYVGIKINIEGAISRYLVQRCGNGDERNTVAFNASNLNTSCSCRMFEFEGILCRHALKVFQIMNIREIPSRYILHRWTKSAKYGILRDAESAGGSHDFKALMVWSLREEAHSYIDAGAASIERYKLAFEILQEGRRNLCWQN; this is encoded by the coding sequence ATGAATAGGCAGAATCTCAACACCATGACTGTCAGAGCTAAACCAGGCCAATCTGCTTTTAAAACTAATGGCCAAAGGGAGGATGGAGGAGTGTCTAGAGTTGAGCCATACGTAGGGTTAGAGTTTGATACAGCAGAAGCAGCACAAGAATTCTATACTTTCTATGCAACTCAATCTGGATTCAAAATTAGAATCGGACAGCTTTATAGATCCAGAGTTGACGGATCGGTTATTTCAAGAAGATACGTGTGTTCAAAAGAGGGTTTTCAGACCAATACAAGAACTGGTTGTCCTGCTTTCATTAGAGTACAAAAGGGTGATTCTGGAAAATGGGTTCTAGCAAACTTAAAAACAGAGCACAATCACGATCTCGACATTTCAGGTGAACCCCGTCACCACCATATTATACAAAGAAAAGCTCATCCTGCTCCAAAACCTATATCCGTTGTGTCTTCAAGAACTGGAATCAGATCACTTGACGATGATGATCCGTCAGGCGCCATTGATCTAAAACGACTCAAGCGAGAAGAATTCGATCCAGAACCTGGAGGTGAGCCATGCAAAGGTCTTGATTTCGCATCTGCTAATGATGCTTACAAGTACTACCACACGTATGCAGCTAGCATGGGTTTTAAAGTGCGAATAGGTCAATTGTTCCGCTCCAAAAACGACGGGTCGATTACCTCTAGAAGATTTGTGTGCTCTAAAGAAGGTCACCAGCACCCTTCAAGAGTAGGCTGTGGAGCTTTCATGAGAATACAAAGGCAAGATTCTGGTAGATGGGTTGTTGACCGTCTTTCAAAAGAACACAATCATGAACTCGACTCTCCAGAAGACACAAGTCGGAAAATGCCAAAGAGTTTTAAGGAAGAACTAAGTAGCGGGCTGGAAAATTTAGATTTGGTAGAAGCAAATGGAGGCCTTAGTTTAGTCACAAGAGATAGAGGAAATGGTATTGGAAGTCGGTGGTATAATGTCCTCCTTGACTACTTTCAAACCCGTCAGGGTGAAGATACTGGCTTTTTCTATGCGTTAGAAGTGGACAATGGTCGATGCATGAGTGTATTCTGGGCTGATGGACGGTCCAGATTCTCATGCACTCAATTTGGTGACGCCGTTGTATTTGATACATCATATAGGAGATCGAGTTATACGGTTCCATTTGCCTCGTTTGTTGGCATAAACCACCATAGACAACCGGTGCTTTTAGGATGTGCTTTAATCGCTGATGAATCTGAAGAAACTTTTACATGGGTCTTCCAAGCGTGGGTTCGAGCTATGTCTGGAAAACGACCGGTGTCCATAATTGCCGATCAAGACAAACCAATCCAAAATTCAATTTTGCAAGTGTTCCCTGGCACCCATCATCGGTTTTCCCAATGGCAGATCCTTGCTAAAGAACATGAAATCTTAGGGTCGTTATTATCCATGGAAGAGTTCAAATTCGAATATGAAACTTGCATTTCTCAAAGCCAAACCGCTGGTGAATTCGATTCTGCGTGGAATGTGCTCGTGACAAAGTATAACTTGAAGGAAAACACTTGGTTAAAAGAAATGTACAGAATGAGAAAAAGTTGGGTCCCATTGTATATAAGGGGGACATTTTTTGCTGGCATCCCAGTTGACGGGACCATGAAGTCCTATTTTTCCACATGTTTGACTCCCCAAGTCCCACTTAATGAGTTCCTTGTACGTTACGAGAAAGCAGTAGAACTTAATCGcgaagaagaaagaaaggagGATTTCAATTCGTACAACTCAGAAACCGTTCTACATACAAAGGATCCTTTAGAGGAACAATGCAGACGGCTGTACACGGTAACCGTCTTCAAAGTATTTCAAAAAGAACTCTTAGAAAGCTATAGCTATGTTGGGATAAAAATAAACATCGAGGGCGCCATCAGCAGATATTTGGTGCAAAGATGTGGTAATGGAGACGAGAGAAATACTGTTGCTTTTAATGCTTCAAATCTTAATACCAGTTGCAGCTGCAGGATGTTTGAATTTGAAGGTATTCTCTGTAGGCATGCATtaaaggtttttcaaattatgAACATAAGAGAAATCCCATCTCGTTACATATTGCATCGAtggactaaaagtgcaaaataTGGAATTCTTCGTGATGCTGAATCTGCTGGTGGGTCCCATGATTTTAAGGCGCTGATGGTATGGAGTTTAAGAGAAGAAGCCCACAGCTATATTGATGCAGGTGCAGCTTCTATAGAAAGATACAAATTGGCGTTTGAGATATTGCAAGAGGGTAGACGTAATCTATGTTGGCAAAATTGA